In the Bacteroidota bacterium genome, TTGGTGGACCAGTTTGCCGCGGAATGAGTGGACTACTATGTGCGGAATATCCAGAACCTCGTTATTTGTCAATATTAATTTCCTTGATTTGTTTGGTAATTGAAAGTCTGTAAGCTGCATGAAGTATGCTTCTAATTCTTCCTTACTTAGTTTACCTGTGATCCTATCGTCAGTCTTATCGCGTTTGTCGAGGAATAGACAGAATTCTTTATAAGCCCTGTGCTTTGCACAAAGGTTTGCCCAATCAACTTCTTTGGAAGTATTTATGTATTCTGGCTCAAAGTCTGATTTTATTTTCGCTTCCAAATGCCTCTTTTGAATTTCCTTTATCTCAATAACAAAATCTGTAAAACTAGGAGTAATCGCCTTTCTAAAAAAGTACTCATCAAAATCATGTATCATTTCTCTTTTAAAATAGTTGATTGCGATTAGGTCTCCAAATTCGCCCTCATAAAGTCCAATCAGTTTTTGGCTCATCAGTTGTTTATAATGGGAGACCAGCCAATCCGCTTTGGCCGTTTTCAGATCCTCGTTGAAATCGTTTTTTATATCATTAAACTCAGCATTGAAAGTATTTTCAAAGACTTTGTTACTTTTATTCGCATCAGCCATGATAATGTAATTTAAGTTCTTGCTTGTTTTTGTTATTAAATCAGGTTTTGATTTGCGGCATCTATCACTGAATTATCAAAGCTATCAAGATAGATGTGCGTTGTCTTTTCACTCGTGTGTCCCATTCCTTCGCTAATAACCGCGACCGGGACACCGCTTCTTTTAAGGACTGTTGCAAAGGTATGACGTGCAACATAAGTAGTCAAATTTATTTCAATTCCGGCATCTTTTGCAATTGTTTTTAAATCCTTATCTGTTTGCCCGATCACTTTATGCACACGGTTTTGAATTCTTATTGAAGTATCATGGAAATCAGATAGAATAGGGAAAATATAATCTCCGCCATTTTGGTAAATGACCTTTTTATAATGATTAAGAATTTCTTGCGCCGGAGATAACAGACCAACATCGTATGATTTGTTTGTTTTTGTACGAATATATTTTAGCCGCCCATTATTGATATCGCTCCATTTCAACTTTGCCATGTCTACGAAATTCATGCCCATAGTATAGTAGCTAAAAAGAAAATAATTTTTGGAATGGAATAATCGTGAGCCCTCGACATAATCAAGGTCAATTATTTTTTTAATTTCTGCTTTTGTTATAGCACGCTTTACCGTTTTTGTACTTAATGAGGATATTTTGTAATCATTGAACGGATAAATACTCTTATCACAATGGCCTTCTGAAATTGCTCTGTTTATAACAGATCGCAATGTTCGCATGTAATAGGAAATTGAAATTTCCTTTGCACCGTTTACTCTGAAAAAATTCTCATACCTCTTAATAAAAGAAACCGTGATATCCGTGAAATACAACATTTCCTTCCGTGTGAATTTTTTCAACATACTCTTTGTTTGTGAGTATACCCCGGCGTTTCCTACTTTATCCGCTTTTTTTTCTTCTTTTACTATCTTGTCTATGAAACTGTATAGGTCAATATTAGTGCTTTTTGATTTGATTCTTCTCGTCACGGTTTCAGCAGAAAAACTCTCTGACTTATCTTCGAATTCCAGCAAGGTCTTTTGAACCTCATTAATTTTACGACCTATATATATATCCAACCTTAATTTATTGGGGTGTGTTTTCTTTGGTCGTTCTGCTGTAAAGTCCCACAGTTGCTTATCACAGGAGTATCCGATTGAGACATATTTAGGTTTGCGATTTTTAATAATGCGCAACATAATCGGACTTTCACCGTTTTTTAGTACCTTCGATGTGTACAACAAAACCTTAATTGATGAATTGGCGCTCATTTTAGTAATTTCTGGTTTAAACATGGTTTAAACATTTGTACAAAAATAGCCTAAATAAGCATAGTAAATACATAATCATAAAATTTTATATTACTGATTTACTAACATTTACTAACAATTACTAAGATACGCTAAGATATAACCAACAGCCTTCTAAGCTGTGGGTCGCGCGTTCGAATCGCGCCGGAATCACAGGGTCGTCTCGCCAGAGGCGAGACCGGAATCACTCTCCCACTCTTGATGAATTTATTGCGCGATGAGAAGTTTATCCGCCGACCGGCGGAAATCGCGCCGGAATCACAGGGTCGTCTCGCCAGAGGCGAGACCGGAATCACAGGGTCGTCTCGCCAGAGGCGAGACCGGAATCACCCCCCCATTTTCCTCACTCACTCCGCACACGGGCTTGTGCAAAGACTGCACGAGCTTGAAAAAACGCTGCACGACCTTCTGCAAAAGACGCACAGGCTTCTGCAAATGACGCACGGGCTTCTGCAAAAGACGCAGGGGCTTCTGCAAATGACGCACGGGCTTCTGTAAATGACGCACGGGCTTCTGCAAATGACACAGGGGCTTCTGTAAATAACGCACGGGCCTGTGTAAAAAACGCAGGGGCTTCTGCAAAAGACGCACAGGCTTGTGCAAAAAAAAACTAACCCCAAGCACCTCTTAACGTGCCTTGACGGGTACTATTTTGGGAAAGCGTATTCCCAAAAATGGAAATAAATGGGGCTTTCATGGCATGCCAGCGCCCTCCTGCAGCTTCTCAAACTGCTTAATAATAAACAATATAAGATAATATTTAAAATTTCAGGGGTGTTTTGTACAAAATTTGAAAGTCTAAGTGCAATTCAGAAAAAATCAAATAAATCAAAAAACATAAAACTATGACAGCAAACACCGCCAAATCGTTCGGAGCACAGCTTCTTAAAGGTCAGAGTCTCGTAACGTATATCAACGGCTTCACCAATTTCAATCCGCCCCGCGTTGAGGAGAGTGTGGGAGAAATGACCACTCTGGTAAACAAAATTTATGCAGCAAACGCCTCGGAGATAGTGAGGCTGGAGAACTACCTGCAGGCGACAGAGGCGCGGGCCGCCGCCTTCCGAAAGAAGGACGGTTCCGTTGAACGGCTGATTCCCGCGATAAGGGGAGCCGTAGAATCTCAATACGGAAAACCCTCCCGTGAACTTTCAACCCTCGACATTATCATCCGCCGGATGAGACCTCTCAGACACACGGCTCCGGTATCTGACCCCGCGAATACCGATGCCTCAAAAACCATCAGCCAGTCGGAACGCTCATACGGTTCCGTTACCCAGTTCTTCAATGATATCATCAATTGCCTGTCGCAGTTCACAGGATACGTTCCCGCGAACGATGCCCTCAAGGTAGCATCACTTCAGGCACATGCACAGCTGCTCGGTACTCTGAATAATAATGTTTCGCTGGCCATACAGCTCCTGCAGACCGAACGGCTGCAACGCATCGCGCTGTATAAAGAACTCGATGAACGGGTGAAACGGATCAAGGCATATGTGAAATCGGAGTATGGTCTTCAATCCAGCGAAGCACAACTCATCGCCCGGCTCAAATACTAATACGTATACCGAAGTGACATGCAACAGCTCAATATGATACAGTAATCAGAACGGAACGTTGCCGTTCTCATGTCATTTCTATGCCCTTGCTCCTGCCCCGACAACAAATCTCACGAAAGTGGAATTATATGGCTGTTGCGGCTTTGTCGGAATATCCTGATAAAAATAATGGCAGTACCTCCTTAACAGATACTGCCATTATTCGTAATGCCTGTATTATTGTTTGATGAAATGCGATGAAATGAATTGTCCGTTCAACATTCCTTTCAGCAGATAAACTCCATTTTCTTCGTTTGAAAGATCAATCATTACCGGATTGGTGATTTCATCCGTACATGAGAAAACGAGTCTTCCGTTAATGTCTGTAATGCGAATATTTGTCAGCGTTTGTCCGTGACCGGGTATCAGATTAAACTGTCCGTTGCCGGGATTAGGATAAACACTGAAGTTTACTCCGGCAACATCATCAATTCCGGTGCATGCATCAACAGTAATATTTTCAATGGCAGTGGCCGAACAAGTTCCATCGGAATAGGTATAGGTAATCGGAAATGTTCCCAGACCCGCGGTTGCCGGGTCGAATATGTTGGTATTAACACCTGTTCCCGAATAAGTTCCTCCTGCCGGCGAGCCACCCGAAAGCATGAAGGGTGCGCCCGTTATGCAGATTGTACTTAACGGAGCCTGAGTAACTACCGGGGCAGTATTAACTGTAATATTTGCATTGGTGGTATAATAGCAGGCATAGGCATCCGTATATTCATAGGTTATTAGTTGCGATCCCACAGCCGGATTGAAGGTGTTGCCTGTGACACCTGTCCCGAAATAATTACCACCGGCGGGTAATCCCTCGGTAAGCGTGATGGGGGAATCATTTGAGCACAGCGCCGGTAAACCGTTTAACGAAGTTGGATTTGGGCCGCAGACAATAGTAAGGCTATATGATTGTGATCCCGTACACCCGCTCATATCACTTACGGTAACCGTGAAATTAAATGTTCCGGTTGCAGTTGGTGTTCCGGTAATGCTTCCGTCTGTAGCCAGAATTAAGCCCGGAGGAAGGGCGCCTGCCGTTATTGTAAACGTCGGGGTGCCCAATGCGCCGGTTTGAGTGATGGCCCCATTATAAGCAACGCCGGCTGCTCCGCCTGTTAACGAACCTCCGCTTGTTAAGGTGAAGGCAGGACACACATAAGGGGTATAAACTACATTATCTAACCCAATAAAATCTGAATTAGAGCCAGAACTACCTCCTGAAGTTACAAAGTAGCGAAATGCCAAACGACCTGAGGTTGGCGCAGATAAGCCGGAAACAGTAACGGTGAATTGCGTCCATGTTGTGGGGTAAACACCCAGCACCAGCGTTGGATTAACACTTAAAAGCAAGGTTGAGAAATCACCGACAGTAAGACCAGTACCAACATCAGTGCTTGCTCCGTTTGCACTCATTCTTATTTCCAGACGATCAGCATAAGAATCCGGACTTGGCTTGCGGGTATAAAAGGTTAATACGTCACCATTCTTCAGGGTCAGGTTTGGTGTAAGCAGCCAGGTACTGATGGTTCCGGTTGTTCCGGTACTGTTATAATTTGCACTGATATAAGCATCGGCAGCGCCGTTATAAGCGTCAAACGGGCCACCACCTGATACGCTCGGGCCTTGTGACCATGTGGTAGTTCCAACAGGAACGCTTGCATTGACCATGGCCCATCCGCCGACAGTCAGATTACTGATTGCGTCAAAATTTTCTGTAAAGCCCTGGGCTTTTACCTGTGTTAAATTGAACATTGCCATAATTATCATGGCCATTACAAGGCTGAGACGTGTTTTCTTAGTTTTCATTTTGCTGTTTGTTTGTGAGAATCATTTTTTTCAATAAACAATGTGATGTTGCTACACTTGAAATTTAAGTTGTGTAAATTGAGCAACAATAATTATGTACAAATATAAAAATTAACAGTCGCGAAAATAATTTAAATTATCGAAGTTCACATCAAATACCTAAATCGCTTAAAACGGGAAATCGGGCATTTGAAATTTTGGTTTTTAGCAATTATAATCAAGAGGTGGGGGTTCACAATGCCTGCGGCACAAATATAAAAAATTACTTCTTACATCCCCCTTATGAGAGGTAAAGGAAGGAGTCATTGTCAGCGAAATGTCAGGAATAACAATTGCAATCGGGTTGCCCGGTGTTTCCTTAGTAAAGCTTATCACCCAGTGCATATTTAAGTTTATAGACGTTCATGATACCGTCTATTCTTGCCTTGAGCAGCAGGAGGCGGCTTTCGGCAACCTGAGTGCTCGCATCGAGCAGGTCGAGGTTGGTAATGGCTCCGGCAGCATAATTAATCTGCGCCAGCGAATACGCCTGCTCTGCCTGTTTAAGCTGCATTTCAAACTGCGATATTTTCCTGTTCGATGCAGCAAGATTATTTTTGTTCTCAATGACCTCACCCGCAATTGCTCTGCCTTGAATCTCTTTGTCAAGCCTGCTTGTAGTTATGGAAGACCCGGCAAGTTTAATATTATTGAGGGTTCTTGATCCGTCGAACAAAGGAATGTTCAGCCCGACGCCGGCAACATAGTTGAACGTCCATTTATTCATGTCGGGGATGTATCCGTTTTTGCCGCCTCCCGAAGCATACAGACTGATGACGGGATAGTATTTTGTACGTTCAATTTTATAATGAAGCTCGGCCAGCGTGATTTTCTCAGAAGCATTCCTCATTTCATTCCTGCGATTGAGCGCAAAGGCCACCATGGAATCGGGATTCACGGTGTATTCCTTAATGTTCAAATCCGGTTTCACGGCGCAGGCAGTATTTTCAGGCAATCCCAGCAGGCTGTTCATCACGGCATGCTGATTGCTGACGGCTATTTCAATATCTGTAAGCTGGCTCTGCACGGCCGAAATTTTCACTTCGGTAGTCAAGATTTCATATTTGGTCGATGAACCGGTTTCATTTTTTTTATTGATGAAATCAAGATGTTCCTGCAGGGTTTTCAACTGTTCGTTCTTAATGGCGACAGCCTGCTGCAGATACACCAGAGTAAAATAATTGGTGATGGCGGCCATCGAAAGTTTTTGCCTTGCCTCATCAAGACTGATGGACACCATGTTCCTGCTCTCCTTCTGAAATGCCACTTCTTTTGAAGTACGCCCGAAATCATAAATACTCTGCTTCAGATTTACGGCAGCCGAATAATTATTTTCGGGATACAATTGAATAGAACCGAACACAGGAATATCTATTGAAGAAACAGGACCAATATGCGAATACGAAGCACTGAGGTCGAGATTCGGCAAAAATCCCGACTGTGCCAGCCTGATGCGCATTCCCGCAGCGTTCAGTGCTTCTTCAGCTTCTTTCACTGCCGGGTGATTTTCCACCACCGCACTGATGTATTTATCAAGCGTTATCGAATCGCCGGTTTGCAGTGGTGAGCCACTTGTGTTTTGCGCCTTTAACGGGCTGATGTGCGCAAAAACAATTGCAGCAAAAATGATCGTCATGACCATGTTAAGCAGATATCTCATGTCTTCAATGGTTTTACGGAATTTTTCTTTTTATCGGCCTTCAGAAAAAATACAGGAATCAGCCCCAGCAGTGTGAGACCGGAGGCAAGCAGGAAATCGTCGTCGACGCCCTGTATAAACGCTTGTTTATTAACAAAGGAAACGATGGCTACCCTGCTTTGTTTGGCGGCATCGGCATTTGAACTTCCGGCAAAGTGCCTGATTTCGTTTTTAAGGTTCTGGTCAACGTTTGAAAATTCAGGCGAACGGCTTTGAACAGATTCATTATACACCTGCGAATGAAAACTCACCCTGGCGGTGAGCAGCGTTGCGAACAAAGCCACACCCAGACTTCCGCCCAACTGCCGGGTAGTATTCAGAAGCCCCGAAGCCTGTGCCATTTTTTCGCGCGGCAGTTTTGCCAGGCCCATTGAATTGAGCGGCGTGAACAGCATTCCCATTCCCAGCCCTCTTAAATACAGCGGCAGCATGATGAAATCATGTTCGGTGAGGTATGATAAAAACGAATTCAGATAAAAGCTGATGGCAAATAATATGATTCCGACCACCACCGGAATTTTACCATTGATGCGGTCGGCCATTCTTCCTGAAACAGGTGACAGTATTCCCTGAATTATACCCACCGGCAGGAAAACAGAACCCGCCTGCAGGGCCGTATATCCAAGCGAATTCTGCAGGTATAAGGGCAGCAAAAAAGTACTTCCGAACATTCCCATCCCGAAAATAAGAATGATGAGCACACAGAGTCCGAAATTTCTGTTCTGCAGCAGCCGCAGGTCGATGAGAGGTTCTTTCACAGTGAGCTCTGCCGTAATAAAGACGGCAAGCGCGATGAGAGCGATGGCAAAACAAAGCAGAATGTAGGGTGCCGACCATCCTTGTGAATTGGTGGCGGCATTGCCTTTTGAAAGGGCAAAAAGGGTAAGCGGCAGAAAAATAACTATGGAGATGAATCCGGCAACATCAAACCTGCGTGCTTTTTTATTGACGTATTCCCGCTGTATCAGAACAGTTGCAATCAGCCCAAGCACGCCTATCGGTAAATTCACGTTGAAGATCCACTGCCAGCTGAAATTATCGACAAGGTATCCGCCGATCATCGGACCGAATGATACGGAAGCCGCTGCCGCGATAGCCCAGAAACCAAGCGCCATACCTCTTTGTTTCGGCGGAAATTCACGGGAAATAATTGCCATTCCCAGGGGCTGAATAGCACCTCCACCCAATCCCTGAATGATTCTCGAAATAATCAGCATATTTTCGTTGACCGATATTCCGCAGAGGAAAGAGCCAAACGTAAACACAAACAAGCCTATGAAGTACATTCGTTTATATCCGAACCTGTCGGCCAGCCAGGCCGATGTCGGAAGCATCACAGCGAGGGCAAGCATATAACCGGTGATGACCCACTCAATGCTGTCGAGCCCGACACCGAATGAAGACATAATCTTCGGAATGCCCACATTGACAATGGTTGCATCGAGCACAGCCATGAAAGTACCAAGCATGATATTGGCAAGCACCCACCATTTGTAATTGATATTCTGTGGATGGTATGATGAGTTCCGGGTTCTGATTCTCCTTCGAATCCTGTGCAGTGGGGTAACCTTCGCCATGATTAATCCTTAATGATATGAACCACTGCCGACATACCTGCCATGAAGTTAAATGATTTGGGATCGATTCCGTTTTCGGTTCCTTCGATAGAAATTTTTATGGGAATACGCTGCGTAACTTTGGTGAAATTTCCTGATGCATTAGAAGGAGGAATCAATGAGAACTGCGAAGCGGTATTTGACCCGATGGAGATAATCTTTCCGGTGAACATTACACCGTGAAACGCGTCAATACTGAATCTTGTTTTCTGATCAAGATGTACCTCTCCGATATTGGTTTCTTCGAGATACACATTGACCCAGAATTTCTTGTTGTTTACAACCGTCAGAACGGCCTGCCCTGTCTGAACCACTTCGCCCGGAAGCAGCCAGCGCTTTGCAACAACCCCGTCGATGCTTGCGTAAATTCTGGTATTCTTAAGATTTGTTTCAATGACTCTGATTTGGGCATCGGCACTCGCAACCGTTGCATTTACAATTGCAATCTGCGATTTTGAAACGTCGACCTGTGATTTCGAAAATTCAAGCTGAGCTTTGGCGCCTTCCCATACTTTCTTGATATGATCATACTGTTCTTTGGAGATGACGTCACTCTGGAATTGAATTTTAGCCCGGTCATAATCTTCCTGAGCTTTGGCAACATTTATTTCCTGTACTTTGATGCTCTGCTGATCAAGATTATATCTGGCTTCAGCCTGAGCAATACCGGCGCGTGCCTGCTCTTTCGCCGCAATGGCCTGGCATTTTTGCGATAACAGATCATTGCTGTCGAGCACAACGAGCAATTCGCCCTGCTTCACCGAATCGCCTTCATCGACAAAAACATTCAGAATGCGCCCTGTTATCTTTGGGCTTACCGCAATGTAATCTGCATCCACCAGTGCGTCGTCAGTTGAAATATATCTGGCATAGTCGCGGTACCAAAGTATGCCGGCCACTATTACAGCGGCACAAATCAGCGCCAGAGGAATATAAATTAATATTTTTTTGCGCTTGCCTTTTCCTGATTCCGTTGTATTTTCCATTTCTCTACTGTTTATCATTAACTACAATTGTTTCAACCGATATTTTCTAAAACCGTCAGGGTATTTTT is a window encoding:
- a CDS encoding site-specific integrase produces the protein MFKPEITKMSANSSIKVLLYTSKVLKNGESPIMLRIIKNRKPKYVSIGYSCDKQLWDFTAERPKKTHPNKLRLDIYIGRKINEVQKTLLEFEDKSESFSAETVTRRIKSKSTNIDLYSFIDKIVKEEKKADKVGNAGVYSQTKSMLKKFTRKEMLYFTDITVSFIKRYENFFRVNGAKEISISYYMRTLRSVINRAISEGHCDKSIYPFNDYKISSLSTKTVKRAITKAEIKKIIDLDYVEGSRLFHSKNYFLFSYYTMGMNFVDMAKLKWSDINNGRLKYIRTKTNKSYDVGLLSPAQEILNHYKKVIYQNGGDYIFPILSDFHDTSIRIQNRVHKVIGQTDKDLKTIAKDAGIEINLTTYVARHTFATVLKRSGVPVAVISEGMGHTSEKTTHIYLDSFDNSVIDAANQNLI
- a CDS encoding choice-of-anchor J domain-containing protein, with amino-acid sequence MKTKKTRLSLVMAMIIMAMFNLTQVKAQGFTENFDAISNLTVGGWAMVNASVPVGTTTWSQGPSVSGGGPFDAYNGAADAYISANYNSTGTTGTISTWLLTPNLTLKNGDVLTFYTRKPSPDSYADRLEIRMSANGASTDVGTGLTVGDFSTLLLSVNPTLVLGVYPTTWTQFTVTVSGLSAPTSGRLAFRYFVTSGGSSGSNSDFIGLDNVVYTPYVCPAFTLTSGGSLTGGAAGVAYNGAITQTGALGTPTFTITAGALPPGLILATDGSITGTPTATGTFNFTVTVSDMSGCTGSQSYSLTIVCGPNPTSLNGLPALCSNDSPITLTEGLPAGGNYFGTGVTGNTFNPAVGSQLITYEYTDAYACYYTTNANITVNTAPVVTQAPLSTICITGAPFMLSGGSPAGGTYSGTGVNTNIFDPATAGLGTFPITYTYSDGTCSATAIENITVDACTGIDDVAGVNFSVYPNPGNGQFNLIPGHGQTLTNIRITDINGRLVFSCTDEITNPVMIDLSNEENGVYLLKGMLNGQFISSHFIKQ
- a CDS encoding TolC family protein; its protein translation is MRYLLNMVMTIIFAAIVFAHISPLKAQNTSGSPLQTGDSITLDKYISAVVENHPAVKEAEEALNAAGMRIRLAQSGFLPNLDLSASYSHIGPVSSIDIPVFGSIQLYPENNYSAAVNLKQSIYDFGRTSKEVAFQKESRNMVSISLDEARQKLSMAAITNYFTLVYLQQAVAIKNEQLKTLQEHLDFINKKNETGSSTKYEILTTEVKISAVQSQLTDIEIAVSNQHAVMNSLLGLPENTACAVKPDLNIKEYTVNPDSMVAFALNRRNEMRNASEKITLAELHYKIERTKYYPVISLYASGGGKNGYIPDMNKWTFNYVAGVGLNIPLFDGSRTLNNIKLAGSSITTSRLDKEIQGRAIAGEVIENKNNLAASNRKISQFEMQLKQAEQAYSLAQINYAAGAITNLDLLDASTQVAESRLLLLKARIDGIMNVYKLKYALGDKLY
- a CDS encoding DHA2 family efflux MFS transporter permease subunit, translating into MLGTFMAVLDATIVNVGIPKIMSSFGVGLDSIEWVITGYMLALAVMLPTSAWLADRFGYKRMYFIGLFVFTFGSFLCGISVNENMLIISRIIQGLGGGAIQPLGMAIISREFPPKQRGMALGFWAIAAAASVSFGPMIGGYLVDNFSWQWIFNVNLPIGVLGLIATVLIQREYVNKKARRFDVAGFISIVIFLPLTLFALSKGNAATNSQGWSAPYILLCFAIALIALAVFITAELTVKEPLIDLRLLQNRNFGLCVLIILIFGMGMFGSTFLLPLYLQNSLGYTALQAGSVFLPVGIIQGILSPVSGRMADRINGKIPVVVGIILFAISFYLNSFLSYLTEHDFIMLPLYLRGLGMGMLFTPLNSMGLAKLPREKMAQASGLLNTTRQLGGSLGVALFATLLTARVSFHSQVYNESVQSRSPEFSNVDQNLKNEIRHFAGSSNADAAKQSRVAIVSFVNKQAFIQGVDDDFLLASGLTLLGLIPVFFLKADKKKNSVKPLKT
- a CDS encoding HlyD family secretion protein; its protein translation is MENTTESGKGKRKKILIYIPLALICAAVIVAGILWYRDYARYISTDDALVDADYIAVSPKITGRILNVFVDEGDSVKQGELLVVLDSNDLLSQKCQAIAAKEQARAGIAQAEARYNLDQQSIKVQEINVAKAQEDYDRAKIQFQSDVISKEQYDHIKKVWEGAKAQLEFSKSQVDVSKSQIAIVNATVASADAQIRVIETNLKNTRIYASIDGVVAKRWLLPGEVVQTGQAVLTVVNNKKFWVNVYLEETNIGEVHLDQKTRFSIDAFHGVMFTGKIISIGSNTASQFSLIPPSNASGNFTKVTQRIPIKISIEGTENGIDPKSFNFMAGMSAVVHIIKD